In Zingiber officinale cultivar Zhangliang chromosome 1A, Zo_v1.1, whole genome shotgun sequence, a genomic segment contains:
- the LOC122023216 gene encoding uncharacterized protein DDB_G0271670-like, protein MEHRSPSNGEEFESACSTPFASAPSSPGRGGSSSSAAGFFFSAPSSPMHYILSASSSPFSASNTPSDPVSVDFSFDFEFSARFPSHSTAASADELFLNGQIRPMKLSSHLQRHQRLSPLPDLGVEEGEDDHDSCEVAQMDVHRRDVMLRSRSVHRRTRSLSPMRNLPFRWRSDDAVRGESVEGREKTPDSKQIESREAPAPPVSASSRSSSSSSTSSSSSTGRSSKRWIFLKDLLHRSKSERSDHGKEKFWRSISFSVSKDRPKSTPPSEPEITPQPAESSSNQEQAATQPPRRQRPVNGLGGRRKAGPSAHERLYTANRAQAEEMRRRTFLPYRQGLLGCLWFSSRSYGAINGFARSLSPVSSRWDARGG, encoded by the exons ATGGAACACCGTAGCCCTAGCAATGGCGAAGAGTTCGAGAGCGCCTGCTCCACCCCCTTCGCCAGCGCGCCTTCCAGCCCCGGCCGCGGCGGTTCATCGTCCTCAGCCGCTGGCTTCTTCTTCAGCGCCCCATCCAGCCCAATGCACTACATCCTCTCCGCGTCTTCCTCGCCCTTCTCTGCCTCGAACACCCCTTCTGATCCCGTCTCCGTTGATTTCTCCTTTGATTTTGAGTTCTCCGCCCGCTTCCCCTCGCATTCCACCGCGGCTTCTGCCGACGAACTCTTCCTCAACGGTCAGATTCGGCCTATGAAACTGTCTTCCCACCTCCAGCGCCATCAGAGGCTCTCTCCGCTTCCGGATCTCGGCGTAGAGGAGGGCGAGGACGACCATGACAGCTGTGAGGTTGCGCAGATGGACGTCCACAGGCGCGATGTGATGCTGCGGAGTAGGTCCGTGCATCGGAGGACTAGATCGCTGTCCCCGATGCGAAATCTACCGTTTCGCTGGCGGTCGGATGATGCGGTGAGGGGCGAGAGTGTTGAAGGCCGGGAGAAGACACCAGATTCTAAGCAGATCGAGTCAAGAGAAGCTCCGGCTCCGCCCGTCTCGGCGTCTTCCCGCTCCTCCTCGTCATCCTCGACGTCCTCTTCGTCCTCCACGGGGCGTAGCTCAAAGCGGTGGATTTTTCTGAAAGATCTCCTCCACCGGAGCAAGAGCGAAAGGAGCGACCACGGAAAGGAGAAATTCTGGCGTAGTATCTCCTTTTCCGTCTCCAAAGACAGGCCAAAATCCACACCGCCTTCAGAACCTGAGATAACGCCACAGCCGGCGGAGTCCTCGTCAAATCAAGAACAGGCGGCGACTCAACCGCCTCGGCGACAGAGACCCGTCAATGGGCTGGGAGGACGGCGGAAGGCTGGGCCGTCAGCGCACGAGCGGCTCTACACGGCGAATCGAGCGCAGGCAGAGGAGATGCGACGTCGGACCTTCCTTCCGTACCGGCAGGGTCTCCTGGGCTGCCTGTGGTTTAGTTCCAGAAGCTACGGCGCCATTAACGGGTTCGCTCGCTCTCTCAGCCCCGTTTCCTCGAG GTGGGATGCTAGAGGCGGATGA